A portion of the Pomacea canaliculata isolate SZHN2017 linkage group LG13, ASM307304v1, whole genome shotgun sequence genome contains these proteins:
- the LOC112553686 gene encoding uncharacterized protein LOC112553686, with translation MAVPRGVTVCLLVMMTLSLSLDAAASPVSSQESDNQHSRRLQRLEAEMEILRKFVTEVKQDCRSGLQGPQTSMLWRVAQEVSELRAHLQEAEMRKELSNLRERLSTLQTGLHTGMSEVEGMKANQTKESNLPQRPKVAFLGKFPYQDGGIRIPASAPLNFTEVFDIGNGFEEGEGVYTVPYSGVYLINFQVFPYQSKDNLVDLKMNGNTLVRSRPGSGLPDTYNNNKQYAVAASSGIVVVASAGDRIWLQTRHEGLFWAEHHTFLSVVLIIPDD, from the exons ATGGCGGTGCCACgaggtgtgactgtgtgtctgctggtgatgatgacactgtcactgtcactggaTGCTGCTGCAAGTCCTGTCAGCTCGCAGGAGTCAGACAatcagcacagcagacgacttcAGCGTCTGGAGGCGGAGATGGAAATTCTTCGCAAGTTTGTAACAGAAGTCAAACAGGACTGCAGAAGTGGACTTCAGGG TCCACAGACGTCCATGTTGTGGAGAGTAGCACAGGAAGTCTCGGAGCTGCGCGCGCATCTTCAGGAAGCTGAGATGAGAAAAGAATTATCGAATCTCCGCGAAAGACTCTCCACACTGCAG ACCGGCCTGCACACAGGAATGTCTGAGGTGGAAGGAATGAAGGCGAACCAGACAAAAGAATCCAATTTGCCTCAAC GACCAAAGGTAGCTTTTCTGGGCAAGTTTCCATACCAAGATGGCGGCATAAGAATTCCAGCATCAGCTCCTCTCAACTTCACTGAAGTCTTTGATATTGGAAATGGATTTGAGGAAGGGGAGGGTGTATACACTGTTCCATACTCTGGTGTTTACTTAATCAACTTCCAGGTGTTCCCATACCAATCTAAGGACAATCTGGTTGACCTCAAGATGAATGGCAATACCTTGGTGAGAAGCCGACCGGGAAGTGGATTGCCagatacatataataataataagcagtATGCAGTAGCGGCTTCCTCAGGCATTGTAGTGGTGGCGTCTGCTGGTGACCGGATCTGGCTGCAGACCAGACACGAAGGCCTTTTCTGGGCTGAGCATCATACTTTTTTGTCCGTGGTCCTCATCATTCCTGACGACTAA